DNA from Ignavibacteriales bacterium:
CTCAACAAAACTACCAGCTTGTAAACGGTAGAAATAAACTCCGCTTGGATATTTTGTTGCCTTGAATTCTACCTCGTAAGTACCTGCTGTTTTGTATTCATCTACCAATGTTGCAACTTCACTTCCAAGTAGATTATATATTTTTAATGTTTGTTGACTGCCGACTGGTGACTGCCAACTAATTTTTGTGCTTGGATTAAACGGGTTTGGATAATTTTGAAATAACGTAAATTCACTCGGAATTAAATTTTCTTCACCTTCGACTTTCGTGTAGATATCATTTAAATATCCAGGCGTTCCATAAAGTCCTGATGCACTCCAGCTTTCAACGAGAGAATTATCCCTCTGTGGATTTATTAATGCTAATGTTGGTCCATTTCCGTTTGGAAGAGTTGGCCAGATTCCACTGGATGAGTATGATACTTCATCAATTAGATTATCCGAATTATCTTTTAGCATTATATGATCGCCATCACTGCTTAAACCAAAAATTATGTTGCCCAAAATTTTATTTTGGTTTGGATTAAGTTGTTTGAATTTTATTGTATCTCGGCAAAGGACTAAATAATCCTTCGCATAAATTGTTGTTCCGGCAGGAAAAACAAATTGATTCGCCAAGTTATCATCGCCAAACTTCCATCCAGATATATCAACCGCAGCATCATCGGGATTATAAAATTCTATCCAATCTTCTGTATCAAATACAGTAGATGATTTGTAATTAATTTCATTTATCACAATTGAAGTAACCGTTAGTTCGTCTGGCTCAAACAAAGCAGTTAAAGTTGAATTATGCTCAAGTAAAACAGAAATTTCTGGAGTGGTTGCATTTGAAATACCTTCCCAGCCAACAAAACGATAACCCGGCATTGGTAATGCATTAATTGTTAAAGGGATATTATCAAAGAAAACATTTGTTGAAGCATTTTCTTTAACTTCAACCCCTGCTGTAAAAACCTTTCCCCATGAAGGATTATTTCTGCTAATAACGAGGGAAGCCGAGCCCGTAATACCAAACTTAGTATAAAAATGTCCTCTTATATTTACAGGTCTGTCAACAGCAAAGCTGCGCATCATATCTATAAGTTCCTCCCAGGTATCGCCAAAAGAAATTGATTGAGGCCATCTTTCTTTATGTCTTGGAATTTCCGAAGCAATATTTTGCGCCATACTATCGATTACAAAAAGTACATGATTAGGTTCAAAAGTGGTATTAATGTGTGCAGCCATTCTCTGGATAAATTCGTTTTTAAATTCCGGATTATCTAATAGCTTTCTTAACATTAAAGTTGACCAAGGCGGATTTGGCCAATCAGGTCCATTTGTTGCAGTTGCTTGTGCTAATGTATTTGTTGTTGCCAACCCCTGTGAATTGCCGCCAAAAGTAAAATCAAGATCGTAAATCATCCATCGCCATTTTGAACCTTCAGTTCTTTCCCGCCACAACTTCATATTTGATCCGGGCCAATCGCCATTTGCAGAATAAATTTGTGCAATCTGATAATCTATGTACTCATCAATATCTACTATTGATTTTATATAATCATAATTAGGTGGATGCGCCATGTTTTTTGTGGAAAGAAAAGTGATCATATCATTATAAGCAGTTAAATCACCATTGTTTGCGTAAACTCCTTTACTAATCTCAATCAAGTCAATATTATCTTTATTAACCCCATGATGATAAAAAACATAATGTTCGTTCAACTTTTCGCGGATGTTATGAATTCCCCAATATTCACCGTTAATAAATAAAATTGATGGACGATAATCCTGATAATCGACTTTCATTCCTTGCTCAATTAACGTTTGCACCATTCCATCTCTAAACATTGTCCTCCACCAATCTTGAGCAGAACTTCGTAAAATAAAATTATTGTATTCGTAAACTGGGATATCATCAAACAAACGATAGCGGAGTTTATCATTTCCATATTCTCCTCGAAAATAAAATGCAAGAGATTTTTCCGGATACAGGCGGCTACATCCGCCAAAGATTTTAACCCCTGAGTTAACTTTAAATGCAAGTGATTTGTCAAACTCAAAAAACTCTAAGCTAACAGGTCTTTCCCAATCTTGGTTCCAATTTCTTGGTTGTGTACTGCAATTACCAATTATTCCGTTTGTGCCGATAACATAAATTCCTGAAGTATCGCTAAAAAAGTTTGCAGGATCGGTAACAAGAGAGAATACGGGAAGATCAGTTGTTTCATTAATGAAATATGTTCTTGTTTCGGTTGTGCTTGGTGAAAAGCCATCTTTAAATGCACGGAATCTTAAAACAAAGGTTGAATCAATTTGCAAAGGAATAGAATAAACATCACTTGATGCTATTGGAATTGTTCCATCGCTTGTAAAACGAATTGTTACATCTGCTAAGCTATGTGTCGCAGAAACACTAATTGATGAAGAGTAAAATCCACTTTGAATTGATATTATCGGCACGGGAAGAATATTAAAAATGCCAACTTCTAAATTTGCCGATGCTGGTGTTGCAGGAGAAAATTGGAACCAATCGTTTGTTCCATTTGGAAACCTACCGAAAGAAATGTCGGTTTGCTGCAAACCGAAAGTTACTGTATCAACCAATGTTAAAATTGAATTAAACAATCCAATACTTTCACCATCAGCACTTAATTTAAAATTTGCATGATTGCCGGTGTTAGCATCATCGGCCCAGATCAAAACATATCCGCCGGCTTCTACAATAAGGTCATTTTGGAGTTGGAATTTTTGTGGTTGTGATAAATCATCAGTTATGTAATAATCTTTTAAATTAACCGAGGTGGAACCGGAATTATAAATCTCAATCCAATCCGCATAGTTATTAAAATCAGGGTCAGTAATTGTAGTTGAGTTTGAAGCCATAAACTCATTGATAAAAAGTCCTTGTGCATTTAAAGAACAAGAATAAAATAAAAAGAGAATTGCCGTTAGTTTCTTAAGATGTGTAAAAGAAAATATCATTGGTGTATTTGTCCTATTATATAAAGTAAAATTACGTATAATGTGTGTAAGATTTCTAATAATGTTTTCACTTTATGGCTATATCCCTTTTATAAAAACAGGTTAATTATTTAAACATAGCCGGATGTTTTTTATGAAAATCTGTTGCATCCTGATAGAGTTTTGCAAAGGCTATTAATCGACCTTCGTCAAATAGTCTTCCAATAAAAGTAATGCTTGTTGGGGTTCCGTTATCAGAAAAACCGTTTGGTAAGACAACACATGGATGTCCGGTTAAATTTGTAATAATATTACTATCTCCATTATCGGAGGGGGCAATGAATAAATCAATTTTGCTCATTAGTTTTTGCATTTCCTGAATCAGCAACGTTCTTATGCGGCTAGCATTTATATATTCTACTGCAGGAATAAATCTGGAAGCACGAAATGAATTTGGCCATGCATTTTTTATTTGTCTTACTAATAAATCATCTTTGTTGCTGCGTGTTAATTCATCAAACGCTGCACCCGCCTCTGCGGACAGAATAATAGTAAGATCATTTACAGGATAATCGGGAAGTTCAATCGGTATTAACTCAACTCCAAGTTCTTTGAGTTTTGCTAGTGTAATTGAGTCGTTATTGTGAAAATCGTAAAGCTTATCAAAATCTTTTTTAAGGTATCCGACTTTCAATCCTTCAATATCTATAACCGGATTATAAGTAAACGGTACATCATATAATGTCTGATCAACACCATCCACTCCATAAATAGCATTAAAAACAATAGCAAGATCCTCGGCTGATCTGCAAATAGGACCAATCTTATCCATAGACCAGCTAAGAGCCATTGCCCCTGTCCGGCTCACTCTTCCGTAAGTTGGTCTTAGTCCGGTTGTGCCACATACAGTTGAAGGAGACACAATAGACCCATAAGTTTCTGTTCCGATTGCAAATGGAACCAGCCCGGCTGAAACAGAGGCAGCAGAACCTGCGGAAGAACCGCTTGAGCCGCTTGTTGTATCCCAAGGGTTTCTCGTTTTTCCTCCAAACCATACATCTCCCCAGGCAAGCGCACCCATAGAAAGTTTTGCGATAAGTATCGCTCCAGCATTTTCTAATTTTGTTATTACCGTTGCATCTTCATCAATTATCTGATCTTTATAGGGCATTGCACCCCAGGTAGTTTTATAATCTTTAGTAGCAAGCAAATCTTTTACTGCAAACGGAATTCCATGAAGTAAACCCCGATATTTTCCTAAAGCAATTTCTTCGTCCGCTATTTTAGCCTCGCGTAAAGCTCTTTCTTCGGTAAAAGAAACAACACAGTATAAAGTTGGATCAAGCTTTTTTAAGCGCTCAATAAAAAACTTTGTTAATTCAGTTGAGGATATTTGTTTTGTTTTAATTAGTTCAGCAAGTTGTCCGATTGTATAAAAAGCTAGTTCATCTTTATTAAATGGCATTTTTATATTTGAGTAATCACTAAACTTTATTGGATTTTGTTCTTGGGGAAAAATAAATCCAACAGGTATTGGATTAAAAAGTAATGATGGCATTACGCTGTTATCAAGTTCAACGTCTCTTATTCTTTTATAATTACCTTTTTGTTCTTCAAGAGAACTAAGCATTGAATCTCTTTCAGCATCTGTAAAATGGAGATCGATAATTTTTTCAGCATTCTCAATATTTTCTTTAGATACACCTTGAGCATTAAGAGAAAGCTGAGTTATAAAGAAAATGGTTGCAAGAATAAATAAGCAATAATATTTCATAATAAATTCCTTCTAGTTTGGAGAAAATTATTTCTAATAATTGACTAATGCTAATTCTCTTTTAAGAAAAGAAAATTGAGCGGACCAACAAAAGAGTGAAAACTTGATTACTGCATCGTTCAATTTAGATCTCAAAAAATTATTATTAAAAATCACATTGTTTTAATTTGGTTATTTATTGTTAGATGACAATTTTTTATAATTGCTCTGAGCAAACTAATCCTCAATTTAATATATCCTTAAAAAGGAGTAACATATGGTATCTATTAATCCTCACATTAACTTCAACGGAAATGCCGAAGAAGCATTCACATTTTACAAATCAGTATTTGGTGGAGAGTTTGCAAAAATTATTCGCTTAAAGGAGATATCAAGCCCTGAATTTCCAGTAGCAGAAAATGATAAAAATAAAATACTGCATATTGCTTTGCCTATTGGTAAAAACATTTTAATGGGCAATGACGTTCCAGAAAGCATGGGACAAGTAAATGAAAATGAAAACAGATCTAAAATATCAATTAGCACAGAAAGTCGTGAAGAAGCAGACAAATTATTTAACGGACTTTCGGAAGGTGGCAATATTGAAATGCCTATTTCCGACAGTCCTTGGGGTTCATACTTTGGAATGTTTAGAGACAAATTTGGTATTGAATGGATGATAAGTTTTACAAAAGAAAATTATTAAAGAAGGAATTATGCAAAAATTAAGAGTAGAAAGTTTTTCAATTTCAATTGATGGTTTTGGTGCGGGACCAAATCAAAACCTGGAAAATCCATTGGGTGTTGGGGGTGGAAATCTTCACCAATGGTTTTTGCCCACAAAAACTTTTCAACAAAACGTATTAGGAAAGAGTGATGGAACATCAGGAGTTGATAATGATTTTGCCGAAAAAGGTTTTAAAAATATTGGAGCGTGGATTTTAGGGCGTAATATGTATAGTCCATATCGCGGCCTACCAAACCTTAATTGGAAAGGATGGTGGGGTAATAATCCGCCATATCACGTTCCTGTCTTTATCATAACCAATCATAAGCGTGAATCAATTGAAATGGAAGGAGGAACCACATTTCATTTTGTTACCGAAGGTATTCACGCTGCACTTGAACGTGCATTTGATTCTGCCAAAGGAAAAGATGTACGAATTGGTGGAGGAGCAAATGTAATTCGTCAGTATCTAAACGCAAAGCTAATTGATGAAATGCATATTGTTGTTTCACCTATTTTTTTGGGTTCGGGAGAAAATCTTTTTTCTGGAATAAATATGGTTTCCTTAGGATATAAATGCGTAGAACAAGCCGCAACAGAAAATGCGACACATTTAATAATTAAAAAAGTGAATTTCTAAAGGGTCACATTAAAGTTACAAAAAGGAAATAAAATGCAAAAAATAACCCCATTTTTATGGTTTGATAAATCAGTTGAAGAAGCGACAAATTTTTATATAACCGTCTTTGATAATTCTAAAATTCTCAACGTTTCCAGTTACAATGAAGAAAGTGCTAAAGCCTCAGGGCAAAAACCCGGATCAGCAATGACCGTTTCATTTCAACTTGAAGGACAAAACTTTACTGCACTTAACGGCGGGCCACATTTTAAATTAAATCAGTCAACTTCTTTTTTTGTTTACTGCGAATCTGATGCAAAAATTGAAAAAGTTTTTAATAAGCTATCAGATGGTGGTAAAGTTATTTTCCCTTTGGATAAATACGATTGGAGCCCTAAGTATGCGTGGGTAATTGATAAATTTGGTTTGTCCTGGCAGCTTGATGTAGATAAGATCAACAATCCGCAGAAAATACTTCCCGCCCTGCTTTTTGTTAATGAAAAAGTATTAAAAGTGAGAGAAGCAATTTCTTTTTATACATCAGTATTTCCTCAATCAAAATTAGTAATGGAATCACCTTATGATAAATCTTTAGGTTTGCCGGATAGTGCGCTGCTTTTTGCACAATTTAAATTATCCGATTACCTCTTTAACGCGATGAGCGGACAAGGCGAACATAAATTTGATTTTAATGAAGCTTTTTCATTTGTTGTTAATTGTAAAGATCAGGAAGAGGTTGATTACTACTGGAACAAGCTTGCCTCAGATGGCGGAGTTGAAAGCCAATGTGCTTGGCTTAAGGATAAATACGGAGTAAGCTGGCAAATTGTTCCAACAAAATTAATGGAACTATTAAGTCACCCTGATCCGGTAAAAGTGCAAAAAGTAATGATGGCAATGCTGCAAATGAAAAAGATCATCATTACTGATTTAGAAAAAGCAGCAGAATAAAATATGAAACAGAATACAGATAAAATAAAGTCAATTGATGATTATATAAATCAATATCCAGACGAGATAAAATCAAAGCTGAAAACTATTCGTGCAACAATAATGAAAGCCGCACCAAAAGCTACTGAAGTTATCAGCTACGGAATGCCGGCATTTAAACAAAATAAAGTGCTTGTTTACTTTGCTGTTAATAAAAATCATATCGGGTTTTACCCGACTGCAAATCCTATAAAAGTTTTTAGCAAAGAACTTGAGGTGTATAAAACATCAAAAGGTGCGATTCAATTTCAGCTGGATGAAAAGATTCCATTAGCTTTAGTTTCAAAGATCACAAAGTTTAGAGTTAAAGAGGACATCATCTTGCAAATGAATAAAAGTAAAAAAGGGAAAAGTATAAAATGACTGCTAAAGAATTAAAAGAAATCGGTAAAGACTTTTTAACTCTTTGTGCTGCAGGTAAATCGCGACAAGCATTTAAATTATATACAAATAATAATTTCAAACATCATAATCCGTTCTTTAAAGGGGATGCCTATTCATTGATGGTTGCAATGGAAGATAGTAGCAAGGTAAATCCTAACAGAATTTTTGAAATTAAACACTGTATATCAGATGGGGATCTGGTTGCCTATCATTCCTACATAAAGCAGACAAATAATGATGCAGGGTTAGCTGTGGTTCATATACTTAAATTTTCTAATGATAAAATTGTGGAGTTTTGGGATTTGAATCAGCAGATACCCGAAGATATGATTAACGAAAATGGTATGTTTTAAGAAAGAGTGCATATGCAGCAGCAATGCACAAAGTTTTTGCTGATGTTGCACAACAAGCCAACACCATTAAAAAATAAAAGCAAAGGCAAGTAAATGAAAAAATTAAAATTACAGATGCAGACAACTATTAATGGATTTGTTGGCGGACCAAATGGTGAGCTTGATTGGATGATGTGGGATTGGACTGATGACATTAAAGATTATGTTACCAACCTTACTGATTCTGTTGATACTATTCTTCTCGGAAGAAAAATGGCAGATGGCTTTATCACTCATTGGTCTGATATTGTTAAGAACAAACAGGGCACCGAA
Protein-coding regions in this window:
- a CDS encoding VOC family protein, which produces MVSINPHINFNGNAEEAFTFYKSVFGGEFAKIIRLKEISSPEFPVAENDKNKILHIALPIGKNILMGNDVPESMGQVNENENRSKISISTESREEADKLFNGLSEGGNIEMPISDSPWGSYFGMFRDKFGIEWMISFTKENY
- a CDS encoding DUF1801 domain-containing protein → MKQNTDKIKSIDDYINQYPDEIKSKLKTIRATIMKAAPKATEVISYGMPAFKQNKVLVYFAVNKNHIGFYPTANPIKVFSKELEVYKTSKGAIQFQLDEKIPLALVSKITKFRVKEDIILQMNKSKKGKSIK
- a CDS encoding CotH kinase family protein; its protein translation is MIFSFTHLKKLTAILFLFYSCSLNAQGLFINEFMASNSTTITDPDFNNYADWIEIYNSGSTSVNLKDYYITDDLSQPQKFQLQNDLIVEAGGYVLIWADDANTGNHANFKLSADGESIGLFNSILTLVDTVTFGLQQTDISFGRFPNGTNDWFQFSPATPASANLEVGIFNILPVPIISIQSGFYSSSISVSATHSLADVTIRFTSDGTIPIASSDVYSIPLQIDSTFVLRFRAFKDGFSPSTTETRTYFINETTDLPVFSLVTDPANFFSDTSGIYVIGTNGIIGNCSTQPRNWNQDWERPVSLEFFEFDKSLAFKVNSGVKIFGGCSRLYPEKSLAFYFRGEYGNDKLRYRLFDDIPVYEYNNFILRSSAQDWWRTMFRDGMVQTLIEQGMKVDYQDYRPSILFINGEYWGIHNIREKLNEHYVFYHHGVNKDNIDLIEISKGVYANNGDLTAYNDMITFLSTKNMAHPPNYDYIKSIVDIDEYIDYQIAQIYSANGDWPGSNMKLWRERTEGSKWRWMIYDLDFTFGGNSQGLATTNTLAQATATNGPDWPNPPWSTLMLRKLLDNPEFKNEFIQRMAAHINTTFEPNHVLFVIDSMAQNIASEIPRHKERWPQSISFGDTWEELIDMMRSFAVDRPVNIRGHFYTKFGITGSASLVISRNNPSWGKVFTAGVEVKENASTNVFFDNIPLTINALPMPGYRFVGWEGISNATTPEISVLLEHNSTLTALFEPDELTVTSIVINEINYKSSTVFDTEDWIEFYNPDDAAVDISGWKFGDDNLANQFVFPAGTTIYAKDYLVLCRDTIKFKQLNPNQNKILGNIIFGLSSDGDHIMLKDNSDNLIDEVSYSSSGIWPTLPNGNGPTLALINPQRDNSLVESWSASGLYGTPGYLNDIYTKVEGEENLIPSEFTLFQNYPNPFNPSTKISWQSPVGSQQTLKIYNLLGSEVATLVDEYKTAGTYEVEFKATKYPSGVYFYRLQAGSFVETKKMLLLK
- a CDS encoding amidase, with protein sequence MKYYCLFILATIFFITQLSLNAQGVSKENIENAEKIIDLHFTDAERDSMLSSLEEQKGNYKRIRDVELDNSVMPSLLFNPIPVGFIFPQEQNPIKFSDYSNIKMPFNKDELAFYTIGQLAELIKTKQISSTELTKFFIERLKKLDPTLYCVVSFTEERALREAKIADEEIALGKYRGLLHGIPFAVKDLLATKDYKTTWGAMPYKDQIIDEDATVITKLENAGAILIAKLSMGALAWGDVWFGGKTRNPWDTTSGSSGSSAGSAASVSAGLVPFAIGTETYGSIVSPSTVCGTTGLRPTYGRVSRTGAMALSWSMDKIGPICRSAEDLAIVFNAIYGVDGVDQTLYDVPFTYNPVIDIEGLKVGYLKKDFDKLYDFHNNDSITLAKLKELGVELIPIELPDYPVNDLTIILSAEAGAAFDELTRSNKDDLLVRQIKNAWPNSFRASRFIPAVEYINASRIRTLLIQEMQKLMSKIDLFIAPSDNGDSNIITNLTGHPCVVLPNGFSDNGTPTSITFIGRLFDEGRLIAFAKLYQDATDFHKKHPAMFK
- a CDS encoding dihydrofolate reductase; this encodes MQKLRVESFSISIDGFGAGPNQNLENPLGVGGGNLHQWFLPTKTFQQNVLGKSDGTSGVDNDFAEKGFKNIGAWILGRNMYSPYRGLPNLNWKGWWGNNPPYHVPVFIITNHKRESIEMEGGTTFHFVTEGIHAALERAFDSAKGKDVRIGGGANVIRQYLNAKLIDEMHIVVSPIFLGSGENLFSGINMVSLGYKCVEQAATENATHLIIKKVNF
- a CDS encoding VOC family protein, whose product is MQKITPFLWFDKSVEEATNFYITVFDNSKILNVSSYNEESAKASGQKPGSAMTVSFQLEGQNFTALNGGPHFKLNQSTSFFVYCESDAKIEKVFNKLSDGGKVIFPLDKYDWSPKYAWVIDKFGLSWQLDVDKINNPQKILPALLFVNEKVLKVREAISFYTSVFPQSKLVMESPYDKSLGLPDSALLFAQFKLSDYLFNAMSGQGEHKFDFNEAFSFVVNCKDQEEVDYYWNKLASDGGVESQCAWLKDKYGVSWQIVPTKLMELLSHPDPVKVQKVMMAMLQMKKIIITDLEKAAE
- a CDS encoding nuclear transport factor 2 family protein — translated: MTAKELKEIGKDFLTLCAAGKSRQAFKLYTNNNFKHHNPFFKGDAYSLMVAMEDSSKVNPNRIFEIKHCISDGDLVAYHSYIKQTNNDAGLAVVHILKFSNDKIVEFWDLNQQIPEDMINENGMF